ATTGGCAATATAGCCAATCCGGTTATTTTTAGTCTTTTAAAAATTGTAGAATTTCACGTACCACCGTTTGCGAATCTTCAATCATGCCTAAATGACCGGTGTTCGTATATACCTTTGTCACATTCGGATTTGACGTTTCGATTGGTGTTACTGCCCCATCTTGTTCGCCTTCAATGACTAAAATTGGTGTTTCGGTAGTATCCACTAATTCACGCTGATTCGGGCGCGACTTCATAGCACCGAGCGCTGTAATGAGCCCGTCTTCGTTTGCTTCATGTGCGACCTCTTTTGCAAATAAAATATCTTCTGTAGCTGCATCAGGTGCTAGGAAGTTATGAATAACGCCCTCTACAAATGAACCCACCCCTTGCTCTTGAATTTCTTGCTGTTGCTTTGTACGTTTTTCAATTGCTTCTGGTGTATCAGGCGCATCAGACGAATACATTAGTACGGCTTTTTCAATATTCGAATACTTCTTTTCTAGCGCAGCCAGTGTAATATAACCACCCATCGAATGCCCTATCCAGTATGCTTTGTCAACTTGCTCTTGTGTTAATACATCTAAAATATCCTCTGCATAGCGGTACATCGTATATTCGCCCTTAGGATCTTCACTTTTTCCGTGCCCAGGCAAATCAATGGCAATGACATCAAAATGCTTTGTTAATGGCTCAAAAATTCGTTCGAAAATTTGAACGCTTCCTAAAAATCCATGAATTAAAACAACGACTTCTCCAGAACCTTCACGTTGATAATGTAACATTGTAATACCTCCCCAAATATAGTCATATTATCTTTTACCTAAAATCGCCAAATGTAAACTAAAACTGCACAACAAGTTTTCACTTAGTCGTGCAGCTTCCCATTAACTATATAATTTCTTCCGCTTAAATGTTGGCTTTACTTCCGCAAATAGAATAGCGCAGAAGATTAAAATGCAACCAAGAATCATGCGACCTGTTAAAAGCTCGTTTAACAATAGTACCGAGAACATCGTACCAAATAGCGCCTCTGTTGATAAAATAATTGCTGACTTTGTCGGGTTCGCATACTGCATTCCGATGTTTTGACACACGTACGCAACCCCTGTACAAAATACCGCTAAATAGACGATAATACCAAGACCTTCTGCCGAGTATGTCGTCGGGTAATCGCCAAGGATCACTACACCAATCACACTACAAATGGTCGCCGTGTAAAATTGCACGATTGTCAGTGCCAAAGCGTCTTCTGTTTTTACAAAAACATTCGTATAAAAAATATCAAATGCGAAGGCAAACGCACAAAGAATGGATAGGAAATCCCCAATATTAATCGTTAATGAATCCTGAAGTGATAAAAAGCCAATTCCAACAATTGCGACACCTGCTGCGATAAATTCAAAGCGGTCAATCCGGCGCTTGTATATAACGTAGGCAATAATTGGCACAATGATGACATTAATCGCCGTTAAGAATGCATTTTTTGAAGGAGTTGTATATTCTAAGCCCCATGTTTGAATGGCAAAGGCCACAAACAAAATGGCACCAAGCGTGGCACCTTTCCATAATACCGTCTTATTGATTAGCTTGAGTTTCTTATAAAAAACGAGACTCAAAATAACCGAGGCTAAAAAGAAGCGCCCCGCCATGAGTTGAAACACCGACCAGTGTTCAAGTCCCTTTGCCATCCCAACAAAACCGCTACCCCACATAACTGCGGTAATGAGCATCAGTAGCTCACCTTTATATTTCTGCATGTTAATCCTTCTCTCTCTTTAACCCATATGCCATTCCTTCTAAAGATGTAGTAGCAAGATGAGTGGAATCATTTGTGCTTTCAAATTACTGTACTTCGTACGTTTCCGCCTAAACTGAATTTTCGGTAATATTATGTACACACAAAAAAAGCCCTTATTATACTTAGGGAAGTAATTCGCCTAAGTCCCAAATAAAGGGCAATCTTTCAAACTATATTACAGTAAAAATAGCAATCAAACAACCCATTTGCAAATTAGCAAATATCTAAAATTTCTTAGAATCGTTTGCAAAATGGGCTTTTGTTGTGCTAATTAAAATTTCATTTAACTCATTTGGTGTTCGGTCAAAATCCGATTGAACCCATTGAATAATAAAGCCGATAATTGCATTCGTCTGAAAGCTTAACATATATTCTGAATCCTCACCTAAATCTATCGAGACTGATTCGTTTAAATACGTTCGAATCGTATCAAATAGCTGATAATAATACATTAATGGCGTTTTGCGATCAAAAACAATTTTATAAAAACCCTTATACTTTTCAACATGATGAAAGATCCGAACCATATCTGAATGCAAATTCTCAATCTTGTTGTCCGTTAATACGTACGGCTCATAATAGGCCTTCCGTAAATCCGAAGTTAACTCTTCGAAATATTCCCCAAACAATTCCGATAGATCGTGGTAATGTAAATAAAACGTTCCCCGATTGATATTTGCGAGCTTGCATAATTCAGAAATCGTAATTTTATCTAATGCCTTTTCCTTTAATAAGTGAAGAAGCGCTTCTTGTAAATGCGCTTTTGTTTTCATGACACGTAAATCTTTTTTCATTTCACACCTCTTAATGAACATATTTCCATATTGTGTTGAGTAATGAACAAAACTCAAAATAGCTGTTTATTGTATTAATTTCTCATTCAAATTATAATAATAAATGAACAAATGTTCAATTACTATTGAAAAACAGGAGGCAATCTTACATGAAATTACAAGGTAAAGTAGCAATCGTAACTGGCGCAGCTTCAGGTATGGGGAAAGCAATCGCTGAAATTTATGCAAAAGAAGGCGCAAAGGTAATTGTTTCTGACTACAATTTTGAAGGAGCCGAAGCTGTTGTTGCAGACATTAAAGCAGCTGGCGGCGAAGCGATCGCAAACCGCGCAAATGTTGCTGAACTTAAAGACATCGAAGCAATGATTGAAGCGGCAACTTCAACATACGGTAAATTAGACATTTTAGTAAACAACGCAGGTATTATGGACGGTATGGAGCCAGTTGGTGAAATTACGGATGAAAAATGGGACCGCGTATTTTCTGTAAACACGCGTGGTGTTATGCAAGCCATGCGTTTAGCAGTAAACTTGTTCTTAGAGCAAGGTCACGGCGTTATTGTTAACAACATTTCTGCTGGTGGTCTTCGCGGTGGGCGTGCAGGTGCAGCATATGTAGCATCTAAGCATGCCGTAACTGGCCTAACTGCAAACACAGGTTACATGTACGCACAATCTGGTATCCGTTGTAACGGAATCGCACCAGGTGGCGTAGAAACAAATATCCAATCTTCTATGACAGGTGTTTCTCAATTTGGTGCTGGTCGCCAAATGACAGGTGGACAAACAATGCCTCGTTTAGGTAAACCGGAAGAAGTTGCGCAACTTGCATTATTCTTAGGTTCAGACGATTCAAGTTTCATCAACGGACAAGTAATCGCTGCTGACGCAGGTTGGACTGCTTACTAAGTTTTTTAATACTTAACGGTCCCCCACTAGTTAATAAACTAATGGGGGGCCGTTTTTTCTTGCAATACAAAAATTATTCAAATTCTCCGCTGAATTACTTGACTTCAATTCCACGCTCTGGCATTTTATTTGCCGGGGAGAAGAATATTTAGATGAATAGAAAATCGTGAGCGAAGAAGTAATTCTAATAACTCAAAATTAGTGTCGGATAATCTGCTTTAAATCATAAGTAAAGTAACACTATATTTAACGGATTATGTACGAATCCAATTCATTCCGACTATAATCATAGCAATTTAAGCCAAAATCATGTACAATAAACCTTTAACATAATGTAGGGACGTGAATGAATTGATTAACATTGAAATGCCAAAACCAGATTTAGTAATTCGCCAACGCGAGCAAGTACTTAAACAAGGCGAAGTTGAAATTACACCATACTTCGGATTTATCGATTTCCACAAAATCACACGTGATAACGGCGGTGTTTTCTTCTTCTATAACGAGAAAAACGAACTATTATTCGTCGGAAAAGCACGTAAAATCCGTCAACGTATTAAAAAGCACTTCGAAGATAATGTATCTCCAGTAAAAGATCACCGTAACGAGATCCACAAAATCGAAATTTATGAAATTGAAGATGCTGTAGAGCGTGAAATTTACGAAACTTATGCTATCAACGAATTCAAAGCAAAATATAACGTAGACAAAGTATTTTTCGAACGTTAATCTACTTAAAAAGCATGGAAGCCGGTTATCCGGAATCCATGCTTTTTATTTTTTAATGTTGATTGGTATTCGTTAATTTAAAATCCAACATTTCATTAACTTTACGGATATCCGTTAAAATTCCGCCCTTTTGTGCTGCGATGCCGACATACCATTGATTGATTAAATCTTGCATCCCATCTTCAACCGTTTCCCCTTGCGTAACTAAATGCACTATTAAGTCAATCGCTTTTGTACGATCCTCATAAAACTTCGCACGTGCTGGGAAATCTTTGCCTACATCCTGTTTGAAAATATGGCCTAATTTAATGATACCGAAGTTCATCATTTGCTCACCATATAAAGTAGAACCAACAACCGCCAAGCGTTCGTTAAAATCAGGCTCATCTTTAATGTAGTCTTGCATTAGAAGCGATACTTCACCAGCGAAGTCTTTTAGTTTATTACGCTGGCCTTCCATTAAGCTTTTTGTTTCCTCGAAAATTTTGACCATCATTTCTGAATGCTCAAACATGCCCTTAACTTTTTTCAGCTTTTCATCTGATGCACCGTTAATTTTTGTTTGAATCGTTTCATATACGTAAAGTCTTTGTAAGTAAGATGACAATAAAATAATCCCATTATAATGAACACTTGCTTCATGTTTTTGTGGATCCCCGATGTT
The sequence above is a segment of the Solibacillus sp. FSL H8-0523 genome. Coding sequences within it:
- a CDS encoding nucleotide excision repair endonuclease, with the protein product MINIEMPKPDLVIRQREQVLKQGEVEITPYFGFIDFHKITRDNGGVFFFYNEKNELLFVGKARKIRQRIKKHFEDNVSPVKDHRNEIHKIEIYEIEDAVEREIYETYAINEFKAKYNVDKVFFER
- a CDS encoding glucose 1-dehydrogenase produces the protein MKLQGKVAIVTGAASGMGKAIAEIYAKEGAKVIVSDYNFEGAEAVVADIKAAGGEAIANRANVAELKDIEAMIEAATSTYGKLDILVNNAGIMDGMEPVGEITDEKWDRVFSVNTRGVMQAMRLAVNLFLEQGHGVIVNNISAGGLRGGRAGAAYVASKHAVTGLTANTGYMYAQSGIRCNGIAPGGVETNIQSSMTGVSQFGAGRQMTGGQTMPRLGKPEEVAQLALFLGSDDSSFINGQVIAADAGWTAY
- a CDS encoding alpha/beta hydrolase, which codes for MLHYQREGSGEVVVLIHGFLGSVQIFERIFEPLTKHFDVIAIDLPGHGKSEDPKGEYTMYRYAEDILDVLTQEQVDKAYWIGHSMGGYITLAALEKKYSNIEKAVLMYSSDAPDTPEAIEKRTKQQQEIQEQGVGSFVEGVIHNFLAPDAATEDILFAKEVAHEANEDGLITALGAMKSRPNQRELVDTTETPILVIEGEQDGAVTPIETSNPNVTKVYTNTGHLGMIEDSQTVVREILQFLKD
- a CDS encoding TetR/AcrR family transcriptional regulator C-terminal domain-containing protein; its protein translation is MKKDLRVMKTKAHLQEALLHLLKEKALDKITISELCKLANINRGTFYLHYHDLSELFGEYFEELTSDLRKAYYEPYVLTDNKIENLHSDMVRIFHHVEKYKGFYKIVFDRKTPLMYYYQLFDTIRTYLNESVSIDLGEDSEYMLSFQTNAIIGFIIQWVQSDFDRTPNELNEILISTTKAHFANDSKKF
- a CDS encoding DMT family transporter, encoding MQKYKGELLMLITAVMWGSGFVGMAKGLEHWSVFQLMAGRFFLASVILSLVFYKKLKLINKTVLWKGATLGAILFVAFAIQTWGLEYTTPSKNAFLTAINVIIVPIIAYVIYKRRIDRFEFIAAGVAIVGIGFLSLQDSLTINIGDFLSILCAFAFAFDIFYTNVFVKTEDALALTIVQFYTATICSVIGVVILGDYPTTYSAEGLGIIVYLAVFCTGVAYVCQNIGMQYANPTKSAIILSTEALFGTMFSVLLLNELLTGRMILGCILIFCAILFAEVKPTFKRKKLYS
- a CDS encoding transcriptional regulator; its protein translation is MKINIGDPQKHEASVHYNGIILLSSYLQRLYVYETIQTKINGASDEKLKKVKGMFEHSEMMVKIFEETKSLMEGQRNKLKDFAGEVSLLMQDYIKDEPDFNERLAVVGSTLYGEQMMNFGIIKLGHIFKQDVGKDFPARAKFYEDRTKAIDLIVHLVTQGETVEDGMQDLINQWYVGIAAQKGGILTDIRKVNEMLDFKLTNTNQH